Sequence from the Pelodiscus sinensis isolate JC-2024 chromosome 30, ASM4963464v1, whole genome shotgun sequence genome:
tttcaccacccgcacaggtaggaagtttttcttaatgtccagcctaaacctcccttgctgcagtttaagcccatcacTTATTTGGGGGATGTTCAACAATTCTGTGTGTTGTAAACCTGTTTCTGTGAATGTGTCCTAACTTTATAAACACAAAAGTTCATCATTAAATCCAGTAAAATTACTCTAGTGTGGAGGAGGAATTTGTGAGGCTGGTTGGGGATCTACAAGGCCCTGgccggattgatttagttggaattggtcttgcctagagcaacgggctggacatgatgaccttctaaggtctcttccagctctatggttctatgattctatgaatgtgctGTGTTACATTTCAGTAATTAGGAACAATCCACTTgtgttcatagaatcctagaatcctacggttggaagagacctcaggagtcatcgaatccagctccctgcccaaggcaggaccaatcccagctaaatcaacccagccagggcttggtcaagctgagacttaaacacctctagtgatggagattccaccccctccctagggaacccatcccagggcttccccatcctcctagcaAAACAGGAGCTCCACAGTTCATGACACAACACGGAGGTCCTGTGTTCTTCAGGGCCCATCCTTCTCACAGATTCACACCCCTTTTCACTTCTCTCTGTACATCATTTGTCAGCCTTGTTCCTCCTTTCTCGCCTTTCCATTTCAGCAGCCGACACCTCTCCACCTGGCTCAGTCCCGCATAATCCTATCTTCCCACCTTTCTTTCCTTCCAAATTTCATCCGCTGGGAGCCACCTCAGACAATGGAACGATCCCCACAGGGAATGGTCGGTGCAACAACAGTCGTAGGCCTCACGCCTTCAGCAAGGGGTCTCCCACCCATCCAGGGCATTGCTGTTTACACGGGGTCTTTGTTCCAGATGGAAATGCCGAGGTTCCACCTGCCGTGGCAGAAGTCCATTGGCTGTCTGGTCTGAGATTCTCAGGGCAGCCTAAGGGGGTTGAGAGCTGTGTCAAAGGGATTTCGGTGCCTAAATCCACTAGGCCCCCTGGGGAATCCTTTCCGCCAAGTTGTGGCCCTGCGTTTCTCCCTCATGGCCAGACCCTCTGACCAAGCCCTGATGTGCTCCCAAGTGACTGAACCACCACTCCCATGTTTGGCACCTCAGAACGTCTGCCCATTGGAAGGTGATAGCCGCATCCTCTGGTCTCCAGTTGCCTCTCTCCCAGAGGAGGGGCCGCTGCATTGAACGGAGCTATCCATGGCACCAGGACTACCATGGAAGTGGCTGTTTCGTAGGAGGATACATTTGGGACAGTAATAGACACCATGATGGGGATGGCAGATTTTCTGGGGTTACACCCCTTCATGCTGTACTGAGAGTTCGTATTTTCATTGGCCACGCCTTTATTTTGGACAAAAAATGGTTTCTTATGAGAAAATGATGGGTGATGACTTTATCCACACTCCATCCGGGGCCCCGTCAAAAGCTCCAGGTTTAAGGCGACCTCCCTCTCTGTGCCTTCCACGTAGACAGACAACATGGACCTCAGCGCCGGTTGGATTCTGCCTGGCTTCCTTGGAGGCTGGAATGACCCGATAGCAAGAGTGGAAAGTCATGATGGAGCGGGGAGGGTCATAGACACATATGTACGATGCAGCCCTAATTACTGGGATTGTctttataaaatcaggacatctagggtgtgtctagactacaggtggacttttgtagacaaaactatccctgcgtctacactactgccgagttcttttgacataacgtcgacagaactcggcagttttgttgatggtggtaaacctcattctacaaggaataacgccttttgtcaacagagttctgtcgacagaaggcgttattgcatctacactgtcctgtgcgtctacactctcatgtcgacaaaactggctgtaatctagatgctctttgtcaacagaagctttgtcaacagtatctgtcgacaaagtctctgttgacaaaagcctgtagtctagatgtactcctAGTCATCCTATTGGGAGCATAAGAAATTATCTGAAGGCATAAAACTTCTCACACAGTCGCCCACTGTGTTTTATTTACTTAAGAGCATAAGCACAGCCagaccaggtcagaccaaaggtccatccagcccactgtcctgtcttctgggccaggtgcccagagggagtgaacagaaacagggaatcatcaagtgatccctcccctgtcacccatttccagcccctggcagagtCTAGGGTCACGATTCCAACCCATTTTGACGAATAAATATCGATatacctaacttccatgaattttccaagttctttcttgaaccctgtgaaagtcctgctctccagaacatcctctggcgaggagttccacagattgactgtcctctgcgtgaagaaaaacttccttttgtttgttttaaccctttCTATTAGACTCCCAGAATTTGATTACCGGATTTTATTGTCTAACACAGAGAAACAGTGAACAACAGGGGATGTACACAGAGACATGCTTGGATATTCAGTGTCTCTTACACACCAGGACATTTCTGCGCAGTATCAAATGTGATGCATATTCCTCACCAAGACTGAATATTTCACCCGCATCACAGTGAAAAATACCATCATCCGGTGCTGAATACGAGAGATTGCTAGAATTGTCTACAACCTCCCATTCCAGTTGAGTTTCAAGGGCTCCGTGAGGGTTGTTAAACTCTCAGACGCAGTAACTCCACATGGATTGTCTCCATTTGTTTGTCCCTCCCTCAATATGGAGAGGAGACAGACTAGCCTTTCTAACTGAGCAGAGAATTCCTTAGTTCTTCAAGCAAAATACTGTTTAGGCTAAAAACAATAAATCAAGTTTATTAACTATAACGAGATAGATTTTACATGATTACAAGTGGCATGCACAAATGGACAGAGATGGTTaccacacaaaataaaaatacgTGCACAGACAAAAACGTAACTCTTATTACACCAGACAGTGATTAGACTAAGTAGTGTTTTCCACCCACTAGAAATTACAGTCCTTGAAGGCTCACTGAAGTCTGAACCGGTCTCCTGAGATTAATTTTGTGGCTTGTTTTAAATCTTTCGTCCATGCACCTGGCAGATCCTAGCCCACGCATGTACTATTGGGCTTTGTTGAGTCACCATAGTCAAGCAGCAAGTAGTCTTGTGGACTTCGAGACGAACAAAAATCTattataggatcatgagcttttgtgggtaaaacccacttcctcagatgggctggagtggaaataactgcaaccaagatatttataacagagggaaaaaagtacttgtcaattgttggacaggtgctaatgaggctaattaagtgagctggaagtgtcccattatTAGTTGTGTGGGTCTTTTGAAGCTGAGTCATACATTTGATTACTGAGTAGTCAACAGCCATTGGAACTGGAATTGTTTGCACATCACTAGCACACTCATAGCACATTTCAGTCAAAACCATGCTCGTTCTCGATAGCTTTGTCCACACGACTCAGACGCGCCTTGGGACAGACCAACAGGTTTCAGCAACTCATGACCTGTCATATGATGCCTCATATGGCATGCATTCCATGAAATAATCAGAGCCCTGTATGAACGATAAATATGTGGGTTACCGGGTGCCATGTGGCGGTACCGACTGCTACATGCTGATATGTTCAAGGGGAGTTTTCAGCCTAATTTCGATGAGGCCTGTTTGCCTACATCACATAGGCAACTTCAGTAATGACATAGGCTTCCCGGCAATTTCTTGTGAAAGCCACGTTTCCTGACAACGTTGGTCAAGGCTTCCCGGACCTCTTTGTTTCtgaggctgtagatgagggggtttaCTAGGGGAGTAAAGACGGTGTAGCAAAGAGAGAGCATTTTTTTGAGGACTCTTAGGGAATCAAGTGTCGGTAGCATGTAGACAACCATTATCGTTCCATAGAAAATGGTCACCaccatgaggtgggaggagcaggtggaaaaggccttttgtcTTCCGGTGGtggaagggattctcaggatCGCGGTGATGATACACACGTAGGACGTCAGGGTTAGTAGGAACGGAGGCAGGGTGAATGCACAGGCAAATACGAAAACCATCAATACGATCAGGTGTGTGTCCCCACAGGCGAGTTTGATCAACGGGAGGGATTCACAATAGAAATGGTCAATTTCATTCGGGCCACAGAAAATGAACTGCGACATGAATAATATCAAGATCGTAGTCGCCAAACAACTGTTTAACCAGGACCCGGCAGCCAACTGGAGGCAAAACCTGCTACTCATAAGAGCTGAATAGTGCAGGGGTTTACATATGGCTAAATACCGATCGTACGACATCACCGCCAGGAGGTAGCATTCCGTAGATGCCAGAAGACCAAAGAAATAGAGTTGTGTGAAGCAGCCATTGACTGAGATGGTCCTGTCCCCAGTCAGGAGACCGGCCAGCATCCTGGGCAGGATGTCTGAGCTGTAGCAAATCTCCAAGCAGGACaagttccccaggaagaagtacatgggggtgtgaagatgCCGATCGACCACAATCAGCACAACAATGAGGGTGTTCCCGGCCACGGTTGCCATGTAGATCAGCAGGAACACGAGGAAGAGGAGAACTCTCAGGTCAGGGAGGTCTCCAAATCCCAGAAGGATGAATTGCGTGATGGCCGTTTGGTTTCCCCACTCTGTGTCCACCGTGGGTTGAGTCTAGGAGCAAAAAAATAAATGGTGCCGTTAAGAACATTGAGTGGAAAGGTGTTCAAACATTACGAATTAATTCCATTAAAACCTCCTGCCTCTTTCCTGGTTACCAGATGAtgtggataaatctctgtaacatttccatataaccatgtatcattctcatataactttgaattaagagaaactttccttatagctagctagctagctagctagctagatagatagaggaggtgtatggggatagatagatagatagatagatagatagatagatagatagatagatagatagatagatagagggggtgtatgggggtagatagatagatagaggaggtgtatggggatagatagatagatagatagatagatagatagatagatagatagatagatagatagagggggtatatggggatagatagatagatagatagatagatagatagatagatagatagatagatagatagatagatagatagatagatagatagatagatagatagatagatagatagatagatagatag
This genomic interval carries:
- the LOC106731375 gene encoding LOW QUALITY PROTEIN: olfactory receptor 5AP2-like (The sequence of the model RefSeq protein was modified relative to this genomic sequence to represent the inferred CDS: inserted 2 bases in 1 codon); amino-acid sequence: MANSPNLRVFLGVVPPETQPTVDTEWGNQTAITQFILLGFGDLPDLRVLLFLVFLLIYMATVAGNTLIVVLIVVDRHLHTPMYFFLGNLSCLEICYSSDILPRMLAGLLTGDRTISVNGCFTQLYFFGLLASTECYLLAVMSYDRYLAICKPLHYSALMSSRFCLQLAAGSWLNSCLATTILILFMSQFIFCGPNEIDHFYCESLPLIKLACGDTHLIVLMVFVFACAFTLPPFLLTLTSYVCIITAILRIPSTTGRQKAFSTCSSHLMVVTIFYGTIMVVYMLPTLDSLRVLKKMLSLCYTVFTPLVNPLIYSLRNKEVREALTNVVRKXVAFTRNCREAYVITEVAYVM